One Nocardia iowensis DNA window includes the following coding sequences:
- a CDS encoding DUF3151 domain-containing protein — MNRMTSFGDLLGPQPVLLPEISDAEEALLDKTDPVRVAADHPAASIAWAYLAEAALTRGEANDEPINHDIVAAYAFARTGYHRGLDLLRRNGWKGFGPVPWSHEPNRGFLRSVGALARAAKVIGETEEYARCLDLLEDCDPRAAAELGLD, encoded by the coding sequence ATGAACCGCATGACCTCGTTCGGTGATCTGCTCGGCCCGCAACCGGTACTCCTCCCCGAAATCTCCGACGCCGAAGAGGCGTTGCTCGACAAGACCGATCCGGTCCGTGTCGCGGCCGACCATCCGGCGGCCTCGATCGCGTGGGCGTATCTGGCCGAGGCCGCGCTGACCCGGGGCGAAGCCAACGATGAACCGATCAACCACGACATCGTCGCCGCGTACGCGTTCGCCCGCACCGGCTACCACCGTGGCCTCGACCTGCTGCGCCGCAATGGGTGGAAGGGCTTCGGGCCGGTGCCGTGGAGCCACGAACCCAACCGCGGTTTTCTGCGCAGTGTGGGCGCGCTGGCCCGCGCGGCGAAGGTGATCGGCGAGACCGAAGAGTACGCGCGCTGTCTGGATCTGCTGGAGGACTGCGATCCGAGGGCCGCAGCCGAGCTCGGCCTCGACTGA